In one window of Leptolyngbya sp. CCY15150 DNA:
- a CDS encoding FAD-binding oxidoreductase, whose protein sequence is MDSWIMSAIALQVAQQIGAEHVVPWESLDPTLQAQRQIAAPNVAAIAYPPTLEALRDLVAYAHHHRWAMLPMGQGTKLHWGPPLQGEAIAISTAKLNQVIDHAAGDLTVTAQAGVKLADLQQQLAQSRQFLAIAPHYSASATLGGIVATADTGSLRQRYGGVRDMLIGISFVRADGQVAKAGGRVVKNVAGYDLMKLMTGAYGTLGILTQMTFRLYPLPETSETVVLVGDSAAIATVLHQIRQSSLSPVALDVLSPSYVSALGLGQGTGLVARFQSIPVSVSQQMAQVTALAQAAGLSSDRFQNQDDVSLWQRLQEKWDGAAAASAIACKIGVLPAHGVASLDAIAQMWPASLGLIHAGSGLGWLSGEIDSITATGMTQVRSHCVAHGGFLSLLSAPPSWTGLDRWGYAGNALPQMQAIKAQFDPHHLLNPGRFVGGL, encoded by the coding sequence TTGGATAGCTGGATCATGAGTGCGATCGCCCTTCAAGTAGCGCAGCAGATTGGAGCAGAGCATGTGGTGCCGTGGGAGTCCCTCGACCCGACTCTGCAGGCTCAACGTCAGATCGCTGCCCCTAACGTTGCGGCGATCGCCTACCCGCCTACCCTTGAGGCTCTTCGTGATCTCGTGGCCTATGCCCATCACCATCGCTGGGCGATGCTGCCCATGGGCCAGGGTACGAAGCTCCATTGGGGGCCGCCGCTGCAGGGGGAGGCGATCGCCATCAGTACGGCGAAGCTCAACCAGGTGATTGACCATGCAGCGGGGGATTTAACCGTAACGGCCCAGGCCGGCGTCAAGCTTGCCGATCTACAGCAACAGTTGGCTCAATCGCGGCAGTTTCTAGCGATCGCCCCCCACTACAGCGCATCGGCGACCCTCGGCGGCATCGTGGCCACGGCGGATACCGGATCTCTGCGCCAGCGCTACGGCGGCGTGCGGGATATGCTCATCGGCATTTCTTTTGTGCGGGCGGATGGCCAGGTGGCTAAGGCCGGGGGACGGGTGGTTAAAAACGTAGCCGGTTACGACCTGATGAAACTGATGACCGGTGCCTACGGTACCCTGGGCATCCTCACCCAGATGACTTTTCGTCTCTATCCCTTGCCAGAGACCTCGGAAACGGTGGTGTTGGTGGGCGACTCGGCGGCGATCGCCACGGTGCTGCATCAGATCCGCCAATCCTCCCTCAGCCCCGTGGCGTTGGATGTCCTATCCCCGTCCTACGTTAGCGCCTTAGGCTTGGGCCAGGGAACGGGGTTAGTGGCTCGCTTCCAGAGTATTCCTGTGAGTGTGTCCCAACAGATGGCCCAGGTGACAGCGTTAGCCCAAGCGGCGGGTTTAAGCAGCGATCGCTTTCAGAACCAGGACGACGTCAGTCTATGGCAACGATTACAAGAAAAATGGGACGGAGCCGCCGCTGCATCGGCGATCGCCTGCAAAATAGGAGTATTACCGGCCCATGGGGTGGCTAGCTTGGATGCGATCGCTCAGATGTGGCCAGCCAGTCTAGGACTCATCCATGCTGGTAGTGGTCTGGGTTGGTTGAGTGGTGAGATAGACAGCATCACCGCCACGGGAATGACCCAGGTGCGATCGCACTGCGTCGCCCACGGTGGCTTTCTCTCCCTGCTGTCGGCACCGCCAAGCTGGACAGGCCTCGATCGCTGGGGCTATGCCGGCAATGCCCTACCCCAGATGCAAGCCATCAAGGCTCAGTTTGACCCCCACCATTTACTCAACCCCGGTCGCTTTGTGGGTGGCCTGTAG